The following nucleotide sequence is from Salvia miltiorrhiza cultivar Shanhuang (shh) chromosome 7, IMPLAD_Smil_shh, whole genome shotgun sequence.
GGCTTTAGAGGCAAAGAAATAGGAAATGAAAAGTTGATTGCCATTCTTGATCTACAACAAATTGGCTACAAGAACGTTGATGCTCGTGGTTTAATCACTGGTTTTCAGTTCTTGCAAGTAAGTGCTCCCACTTCTGTTTTCCGGAATGAATTTTTCTAATGTCAAAAACCATAGGTTGAGGCTGGATGATACTTGATCATGCTGATTGCATTTCAGTTGCATTTTAGAAAGACCGATATTTGCACAATGCAAATGTATTTTCTGGTGTGATcactactatatatatgtatactgATTTTCACATTATGATTCGTGTGCATAGGCATATTATCCTGAGCGCTTAGCCAAGTGTTACCTGCTACACATGCCTGGATTTTTCGTGCGCGTTTGGAGACTGGTTTCACGCTTCCTTGAGAAAGCAACTTTGGAAAAGGTATAGAATGGCATAATGAGGAATCCTAATACAAacactataatttttttagtgagAGAAGGTCAGCTAAAAACAAGAAGTGTCTATGTTTGAAGACCTCAATACACATCTGATCTCATATACTTTCAGATCGTGATCGTGACAAACGAGGAGGAGCGGGAGGAATTCGTTAGGGAAGTAGGTGAAGAGGCGTTGCCGGAGGAGTATGGTGGGAAAGCGAAGTTCACCCTTCTTCAAGATGTGGAGCTTCAGCCATTGGAATGACTGACTAACTTATTTGAGTTGATCCTAACCAGATGCTGATTTAAGTAACCTTCCAACTATGGAtttatgaagaagaagaagaataagagagGAATGCATGCAAGGATCAAGATAATGGTTTAATTTAGTAGTCACActttatatttctatatatgTTGTCAAAGTCATCTTAGTATGCAGCTTTGTTTATGTAAAAAACGAGGCCCTCTATCCTATATTGCAAACGAGGAACAGATCAACAAAGCTATTATTAATCGGAAAACATAACAAGTTATATTGTAGTTGCAAAATGGCTTAACTTAAAATCCTCTAGTTTGCATATATATTGAATTGGTGTAACGACCGATTCTTAATCTTAAAAGCCAATTCGAATTTCGATTGGCCACTCATCCTATGATGGATATTTTTCCCAACAATTAGGTGCCTTATTTTCATTAAAGAGGAAATAAAGTGTGCCTTGCTTGACTGCTATATGTTGCGTGCACAGACTGGAATTTTGGACGCTACTTATCTTACAATTCTATAATGCACAATCACCAAAAATGTGGAATGTATGATCATTCAAATTTGGGAATGTGGCAAGGAGCATACACTCGAAGTAATCAAGGTGAGCCAACGATCATCCTCGAAGTCGTTGCATCCCAAGATCTGTGGATCTTGCATGCGTTTTTTGGGGTACCTAGCTCAAACAACGGCATCAACGTGCTCAACGCATCGTCGTTGTTTAATGAAGTTCTTGAAGTAAGGGCTCCACCCGTCACATTCCAACAGTGGCTGATCCAGAATTTTTAAATTGGGGgtgcaaaaaataatttcataaacataaaagtaaaaattattttatgttaaaaaCAGTACATcccaaaatattattataatagtaACATTTTGTAAAACAATTAGCACTTAACCCACCCAAATCCATAACATTTGCTTTCAACCGGCTTGGTATTGGCAACTCCACTTGGAGAGCAAGAAGGCAAGGCAAAGGAACCCCTACCGAGGATTACCTCCAAGAATTCCAACGATGGCCGTTGAGGCCGGAGCTGGTCCATTGATCACGGCGCAGGCAGAGAGGAGAGAGGCGCACAGTGGTTACCGAGATGATCCGCAAAATCTGACTCAATGGAATCGTCACATAGATGAGATTTTCCACCAAATTAAGGGAGAGAATTATTTCAGAGCCCCAAAGGATTACTAGCCAGGAGCGCCAATCCCAGGCAGGAATAATCTATTATGTGAATATCACAACCGTTATGGCCATCTCACCCGCGAGTGCGGACACTTGAAACATCAGCTAGAAATCTTAGCAAGGAAAGGATTCCTGGACCAATACATAGAAAGGCCACGGGGCTCATACAGAAAACGTCGCTATGATAAACATAGGCGAGACAGAGACGATGAACGGCGCAGACGTGACGACGACCGCCGCGGTCACGATGACAGGGATAGGAGGGATAGACATGAGGAGAGAAGGGAAAGAAGAGtgtaggcaattaaatttatagcctaTTAAATTCCGCCATGTGGAAATTATagattaaatatgaaattatatattttattttatattttggaattaaattaaatattattccaagattaaataaatatataattaatatttgattatgtggatttattgaCCAATCAGAAATTGACACGtggaaaatctacataaaatattaaatattttatgtagataaatacaaatattgagGAGCCAATCAAATCGCGCCACCTC
It contains:
- the LOC130996089 gene encoding SEC14 cytosolic factor-like; the encoded protein is MDQNQELAVAQLRRAVHNLGSSTERYGDITLTRFLIARSFDIDKAAKMFVQWKNWRASFVPLNSIPDSEIPDELNAEKIFLQGLSKKGHPLVICKANKHFPAKDALQFKKFVVHLLDKTIASGFRGKEIGNEKLIAILDLQQIGYKNVDARGLITGFQFLQAYYPERLAKCYLLHMPGFFVRVWRLVSRFLEKATLEKIVIVTNEEEREEFVREVGEEALPEEYGGKAKFTLLQDVELQPLE